One Candidatus Binatia bacterium DNA window includes the following coding sequences:
- a CDS encoding glycosyl transferase family 1 — translation MRILVALTYYRPHVSGLTIYAERLARGLARRGHEVTVLTSRFHPRLLASERLDGVRVVRVPVVAKVSKGVVMPLFPLYARTEIRRHDLVNVHMPQLEAALLAALGRLHRKTVVLTYQCDLRLPPGLLNRIVQGALVPLNHLAARLAHRVTAMTRDYADHSPFLRRYQEKFRVTPPLVELPPPRPAVTARFVDRYGLAGRRRIAFAARFAAEKGVEMLLRALPRVASEIPDVCVVFTGAAHETVGEQKYHEKLRPLLEEQRERLFFFDLLSAEEMASFFALADVLAVTSLNSTESFGLVQAEAMLSGTPVVATDLPGVREAVRRTGMGEIVPPGDPEALARALLRVLRHPERYVRPREEILRTFSVDEALDRVEEVFRDASHETP, via the coding sequence GTGCGGATTCTCGTCGCCCTCACCTACTACCGCCCGCACGTGAGCGGGCTCACGATCTACGCGGAGCGGCTCGCGCGGGGACTCGCGCGCCGGGGACACGAAGTCACGGTCCTCACCTCGCGTTTTCACCCTCGCCTTCTCGCCTCCGAGAGGCTCGACGGCGTGAGGGTCGTTCGCGTCCCCGTGGTCGCCAAGGTGAGCAAGGGAGTCGTGATGCCGCTTTTCCCCCTGTACGCCCGGACGGAGATCCGGCGGCACGACCTCGTGAACGTCCACATGCCGCAGCTCGAAGCCGCGCTCCTCGCCGCGCTCGGCCGGCTCCACCGCAAGACCGTCGTCCTGACCTACCAGTGCGACCTCCGTCTCCCCCCGGGTCTCTTGAACCGTATCGTCCAGGGCGCACTCGTACCCCTGAACCACCTGGCGGCGCGTCTGGCCCATCGGGTCACGGCCATGACCCGTGACTACGCGGACCACTCTCCTTTCCTGCGCCGCTACCAGGAGAAATTCCGCGTGACGCCCCCGCTCGTCGAGCTGCCGCCGCCACGGCCCGCGGTGACGGCGCGGTTCGTCGATCGGTACGGTCTCGCAGGGAGGCGGCGGATCGCCTTCGCCGCACGCTTCGCCGCGGAGAAGGGCGTCGAGATGCTTTTGCGGGCTCTTCCGAGGGTGGCGAGCGAAATCCCGGACGTTTGCGTCGTCTTCACCGGGGCCGCGCACGAGACCGTGGGCGAGCAAAAGTACCACGAGAAACTTCGACCTTTGCTCGAAGAACAACGGGAGCGCCTTTTCTTCTTCGACCTCCTCTCGGCCGAAGAAATGGCGAGCTTTTTCGCCCTGGCCGACGTCCTCGCCGTCACGAGCCTCAACTCCACCGAGTCCTTCGGGCTCGTGCAGGCCGAAGCCATGCTCTCGGGGACTCCGGTCGTGGCGACGGACCTCCCGGGCGTGCGGGAGGCCGTGCGGCGGACCGGCATGGGGGAAATCGTACCGCCGGGGGATCCGGAGGCGCTGGCTCGGGCACTCCTGCGTGTTCTTCGGCATCCCGAGCGGTACGTCCGCCCCCGCGAGGAGATTCTCCGCACCTTCTCCGTCGACGAAGCGCTCGACCGCGTCGAGGAAGTGTTCCGGGACGCTTCCCACGAGACACCGTGA